A stretch of Calditrichota bacterium DNA encodes these proteins:
- a CDS encoding MarR family transcriptional regulator → MEKRLFELIMAVSAKCWATEQKIMDQLALSPAEFNALLIMEEGEALPACELSAKMGLSPSRGSRVIDRLAKQGYVSVTPAAEDRRRVNVTLTNQGKEMQHRIGELMTECEERLLAALSPQAQKKVREALTLLVDVM, encoded by the coding sequence ATGGAAAAGCGACTGTTTGAACTCATCATGGCGGTGAGCGCAAAGTGTTGGGCCACTGAGCAAAAGATCATGGACCAGCTTGCGCTGTCGCCGGCCGAGTTCAACGCGCTGCTCATCATGGAGGAAGGCGAGGCGCTCCCAGCGTGCGAGCTTTCGGCGAAGATGGGGCTTTCGCCGTCGCGGGGGAGCCGCGTGATCGACCGTTTGGCCAAGCAGGGGTACGTCTCGGTCACCCCTGCAGCCGAGGATCGCCGCCGCGTCAATGTTACGCTCACCAACCAAGGAAAGGAGATGCAACACCGCATCGGGGAACTGATGACCGAATGCGAGGAGCGATTGCTTGCCGCGCTCTCGCCGCAAGCACAGAAAAAGGTGCGCGAAGCGCTCACCCTGCTCGTTGACGTGATGTAA
- a CDS encoding FAD-binding oxidoreductase yields the protein MARLDRSYFKAFGNRVTFDEVERMLYGHDIAAMPPLVRPFVGSTVPDLVVQPKDEDELIELVKWAYQRRIPITPRGKASSGYGGVIPVKKGMVIDFYHMKDVLAIDPQAETVTVQPGITWEALDRTLKKHGLTLRLYPTSYPSSSVGGWLAQGGAGIGSYEYGYFRDNVVSARVVLPSGETRDLSGSDLDLVADMEGTTGIISQVTLRVKPDEELDVVAVACPDAHDLQRFAQSVIDAGLPIWAMMFINPRMAEMKNRAPLMEHYGHPVEERVILPAAYITTLAFRKEHSQQVREKLAQLLKPCQGEVLSERIAQHEWEHRFKLMIVKRLGPSLVPAEVIVPLHSLGAVMTEIENKVHQPVVKEGVVIRQGVGGTPEVVILGFIPSDQRRLSYNFVFGLVMTIMNIAGKHGGRPYATGLYFASRGREILGKERLERARRFKRQIDPKGILNPRKVFSNGSFGALMRLASWFEPVIRPFGNTVITQVGERPSGEVRGIPADVAWYAYGCSQCGYCIDECDQFYSRGWESQSPRGKWYWLRQFMEGKVNWDQKMVDTFLVCTTCELCNLRCSAALPIEPAWMKLRGKLITDDRRMTFPPFEMMAAALRGQGNIWAGYRKNRAAWFPEDLRQKHGPQHKSKTVYFAGCTASYVEHDIGMASVRLLDAAGVDFTYLGEKENCCGTPMLVAGKWELFAEVMQRNIEAVKSAGADTVVTSCPACDMMWRQVYPTWANKLGINYDIATRHYSEIIAEKLASGEFSFPRGKATAKKVTWHDSCHIGRVSGVYEEPRQLIRALPGAELVEMEHNRAEAHCCGSVLTLIKEPPVAAEIGRVRLEEAMEAGAETVLSLCPCCEFQLRVTASKKQLPLEVVDLARFAAAKLGYEFPDPNPEVQAQWAVFEAMIALMTPQGFAELMGTMWPELIDAMPLGMGSMMRVMGKLPGALTLMKPLFPVLFPKLLPIMMPKVMPVMLARVAERIPMPDYMREQMPELMPQVMQNLMPHMIGDVVPLVTQPMIDYLRGKTKAAVAV from the coding sequence ATGGCGCGTCTGGATAGGAGCTATTTCAAGGCGTTTGGCAACCGCGTGACCTTCGACGAAGTCGAGCGGATGCTCTATGGGCACGACATCGCCGCCATGCCCCCGCTGGTGAGGCCGTTTGTAGGGAGTACTGTCCCGGACCTGGTCGTTCAGCCGAAGGACGAGGACGAGCTCATTGAGCTGGTCAAATGGGCGTACCAGCGGCGCATCCCAATCACGCCGCGCGGCAAAGCCTCCTCTGGCTACGGTGGGGTGATCCCTGTCAAGAAAGGGATGGTCATCGACTTCTACCACATGAAGGACGTGCTCGCGATAGATCCGCAGGCGGAGACGGTGACCGTGCAACCCGGCATCACCTGGGAGGCACTGGACCGCACGCTTAAGAAGCACGGGCTCACCTTGCGCCTCTATCCTACCAGTTACCCTTCTTCCAGCGTTGGGGGATGGTTAGCCCAAGGGGGCGCCGGCATAGGAAGCTATGAATACGGATATTTCCGAGATAATGTCGTCTCCGCCCGTGTGGTGTTGCCCTCTGGGGAGACGCGTGACTTGAGCGGCAGCGACCTCGATCTGGTTGCCGACATGGAAGGCACGACCGGGATCATCAGCCAGGTGACGCTGCGGGTGAAGCCTGACGAAGAGCTCGACGTCGTGGCCGTTGCCTGTCCTGATGCGCACGATCTGCAGCGTTTCGCCCAGTCAGTGATTGACGCCGGCCTGCCCATTTGGGCGATGATGTTCATCAATCCACGCATGGCCGAGATGAAGAATCGTGCGCCTCTGATGGAGCACTATGGCCATCCCGTCGAAGAGCGGGTGATCCTGCCTGCGGCTTACATCACCACCCTTGCTTTTCGCAAAGAGCATAGCCAGCAGGTCCGAGAAAAGTTAGCACAACTGCTGAAGCCTTGTCAGGGCGAGGTGCTCAGCGAGCGCATCGCGCAGCACGAGTGGGAGCATCGCTTCAAGCTGATGATCGTCAAGCGCCTTGGTCCTTCCCTGGTCCCTGCGGAGGTCATCGTTCCCCTGCACAGCCTCGGGGCAGTGATGACCGAAATAGAGAACAAGGTTCACCAGCCGGTGGTCAAAGAGGGCGTGGTGATCAGGCAGGGGGTAGGAGGCACTCCCGAGGTAGTCATCCTCGGCTTCATCCCCAGCGATCAGCGACGTCTCAGCTACAACTTTGTCTTCGGGCTGGTGATGACCATCATGAACATCGCCGGCAAGCACGGCGGGCGCCCCTATGCCACGGGCCTCTACTTCGCGAGCCGCGGCCGCGAAATCCTTGGCAAAGAACGCCTGGAGCGAGCACGGCGCTTCAAGCGACAGATCGACCCGAAAGGGATCCTCAATCCGCGGAAGGTCTTCAGCAACGGCTCGTTCGGCGCCTTGATGCGCTTGGCAAGCTGGTTTGAGCCCGTGATTAGGCCTTTTGGCAACACAGTGATCACCCAAGTGGGAGAGCGCCCCAGTGGCGAGGTGCGCGGCATACCGGCTGACGTGGCCTGGTATGCCTACGGTTGCTCCCAGTGCGGCTACTGCATCGACGAGTGCGATCAGTTCTACAGCCGCGGCTGGGAAAGCCAAAGCCCGCGCGGCAAGTGGTACTGGCTGCGGCAGTTCATGGAAGGCAAGGTCAATTGGGACCAGAAAATGGTGGACACCTTCCTTGTTTGCACGACCTGTGAGCTGTGCAATCTCCGCTGCTCGGCAGCGCTGCCCATCGAGCCGGCCTGGATGAAGCTCCGCGGCAAGTTGATCACTGACGACCGCCGCATGACCTTCCCGCCTTTTGAGATGATGGCCGCTGCCCTGCGCGGCCAAGGGAACATTTGGGCGGGGTACCGCAAGAACCGGGCTGCCTGGTTCCCGGAGGACCTGAGGCAGAAGCACGGCCCCCAGCACAAGAGCAAGACCGTCTACTTCGCGGGCTGCACCGCCAGCTACGTGGAGCACGATATCGGCATGGCCTCCGTCCGACTGTTGGACGCTGCCGGCGTCGACTTCACCTACCTTGGCGAGAAGGAGAACTGCTGCGGCACCCCGATGCTGGTGGCCGGCAAATGGGAGCTTTTTGCCGAGGTGATGCAGCGGAACATCGAGGCGGTGAAGAGCGCCGGCGCCGACACGGTAGTGACTTCGTGCCCTGCCTGCGACATGATGTGGCGGCAAGTCTATCCCACGTGGGCCAATAAACTGGGCATCAACTACGATATCGCGACCCGCCATTATTCGGAGATCATCGCCGAAAAGCTGGCAAGTGGCGAATTCTCTTTCCCCCGCGGCAAGGCGACGGCAAAGAAGGTGACCTGGCACGACTCCTGCCATATCGGCCGTGTCTCTGGGGTGTACGAGGAGCCACGTCAGCTCATTAGAGCGCTGCCTGGGGCGGAGCTGGTGGAGATGGAGCACAACCGAGCCGAAGCGCACTGCTGTGGGAGCGTGCTGACGCTGATCAAAGAACCACCGGTTGCGGCGGAGATTGGGAGGGTGCGACTCGAGGAGGCAATGGAGGCCGGCGCAGAAACGGTGCTCAGCCTCTGCCCTTGCTGCGAGTTTCAACTGCGGGTGACGGCCAGCAAGAAGCAGCTGCCCTTGGAGGTTGTCGACCTCGCTCGCTTCGCTGCAGCCAAGCTCGGCTACGAGTTCCCAGACCCGAATCCCGAAGTGCAGGCGCAGTGGGCCGTGTTCGAGGCGATGATCGCCCTGATGACGCCGCAAGGTTTCGCCGAACTAATGGGCACCATGTGGCCGGAGCTGATAGACGCCATGCCATTAGGCATGGGATCCATGATGCGCGTCATGGGCAAGTTGCCCGGGGCTCTGACCCTCATGAAGCCTCTGTTCCCGGTGCTGTTCCCGAAGTTGTTGCCCATTATGATGCCCAAGGTGATGCCGGTCATGCTTGCACGCGTGGCCGAGCGCATCCCAATGCCCGACTACATGCGCGAGCAAATGCCGGAACTGATGCCCCAGGTGATGCAGAACCTCATGCCACACATGATTGGCGATGTGGTGCCGCTGGTGACACAGCCGATGATCGACTATTTGCGCGGCAAGACAAAGGCGGCTGTCGCCGTATAG
- a CDS encoding RnfABCDGE type electron transport complex subunit D, with the protein MRRLLERLFQSAHGLVNKHKALSPLGTALQALDAFFFLKPELPAAPPFVRDPLDLKRFMIMVVLALMPATVASIYFFGWRSVAVIAVSYVFGVGTEWLFAYARKEEIHEGAFVTCLIFPLILPPTIPLWTVAVGIVFATVFAKEAFGGTGRNIFNVAMIGRLFLAVAFPATMTTRWQEPFTSGLGGFARWSADVVTGATPLISYKATHSLTGLRDLFVGTVAGSLGETSALLILLGGAFLVATKVANWRLPVGYLGAMALFSAIGSSLWPEKFAPPLFQLLAGGAMFGAMFMLTDPVTCCFTKVGKWIYAVAAGIITVLIRSLSGYVEGVMFAIIFMNTFAPLIDHLILMAKYREAASE; encoded by the coding sequence ATGCGGAGACTGCTTGAGCGTCTTTTCCAGAGTGCCCACGGTCTTGTAAACAAGCACAAAGCCTTGTCCCCTTTGGGCACTGCCTTGCAGGCCCTGGATGCCTTCTTCTTCCTGAAACCAGAGCTCCCGGCGGCGCCCCCGTTTGTGCGCGACCCCTTGGACTTGAAACGCTTCATGATCATGGTCGTTTTGGCACTGATGCCCGCTACCGTGGCTTCCATCTATTTCTTTGGCTGGCGCAGCGTGGCCGTCATCGCGGTATCCTATGTTTTCGGCGTGGGTACCGAGTGGCTCTTTGCCTACGCGCGCAAGGAGGAGATCCACGAAGGGGCGTTCGTCACCTGTCTCATTTTTCCGCTGATTCTGCCCCCCACAATTCCTCTCTGGACGGTTGCTGTCGGCATCGTTTTCGCCACAGTCTTTGCCAAGGAAGCCTTTGGCGGCACCGGGCGCAACATCTTCAACGTAGCGATGATTGGTCGCCTCTTCTTGGCCGTGGCCTTCCCCGCGACGATGACGACTCGCTGGCAGGAGCCGTTTACCTCTGGGCTTGGTGGATTTGCCAGATGGAGCGCCGACGTGGTCACCGGCGCCACGCCGCTCATCTCGTACAAGGCTACGCACTCCTTGACCGGGCTAAGGGATCTATTTGTGGGCACGGTGGCCGGTTCACTTGGCGAGACCTCTGCGCTCCTGATCCTCTTGGGGGGAGCGTTCCTTGTCGCCACGAAGGTGGCCAACTGGCGCTTGCCGGTAGGTTACTTGGGGGCAATGGCGCTCTTTTCGGCAATTGGCTCCTCGCTGTGGCCTGAAAAGTTCGCGCCGCCGCTCTTCCAACTGCTGGCTGGTGGCGCCATGTTTGGGGCAATGTTCATGCTCACCGACCCGGTCACCTGTTGTTTCACCAAGGTGGGCAAGTGGATCTACGCCGTAGCTGCTGGCATCATCACCGTGCTCATCCGCAGTTTGTCCGGCTACGTGGAGGGCGTGATGTTTGCGATCATTTTTATGAACACGTTTGCTCCCCTGATCGACCATCTCATTCTCATGGCAAAGTATCGGGAGGCGGCGTCGGAATGA
- a CDS encoding 4Fe-4S dicluster domain-containing protein, translating to MRGGFRFPKLEGEPPAGVEEVALSGPLWVPLRQGFGGTCAAVVKAGDRVVRGQVLGRAEGEFACPVHAPASGSVAQIGSVKIGDDEVPAICIEPDGRNEEERLPGATASFEQLPAEEVQRLLHEAGVGSLFFEGLPAPAAPCLLPAEQVKFVAIAALATEPFLPKLRSLLDGRLDDFVIGLRVLHQAFPEAKIAVGHSRADSDLLAEVHRRGGAPPWLTIRPLVAKYPQEHPALLVTTLLAHKKVITSPAAVGAVVSDAQAVLHAKEAVVDGRPITERLIALGGNGFSRGGYAKVRVGTGVRALVSNRLTDQAEPYLVLGGLFTGFRVTDLEVPVTRTTAALACLPLPTKAELLGSFRPGARNVSASNAFLAAVLPFGSRRLVASLHGERRPCVQCNYCEDVCPVEIIPHLLSKQVTHGLVDESERFGILSCIECGLCSYVCPSKIDLLADIRLGKRTLMQEKEKYAETA from the coding sequence ATGAGAGGCGGTTTTCGCTTTCCAAAGTTGGAAGGGGAACCTCCAGCCGGCGTGGAGGAGGTTGCCCTTTCCGGCCCTCTGTGGGTACCATTGCGGCAGGGCTTCGGCGGGACTTGTGCGGCGGTCGTCAAAGCTGGTGACCGCGTGGTGCGAGGCCAAGTGCTCGGTAGGGCCGAAGGCGAGTTCGCCTGTCCCGTGCATGCACCCGCCAGCGGGAGTGTTGCCCAAATCGGCTCGGTCAAGATCGGCGACGACGAGGTACCGGCGATCTGCATCGAACCTGACGGGAGGAATGAGGAAGAGCGTCTGCCTGGGGCAACCGCAAGCTTTGAACAGCTCCCCGCTGAGGAGGTGCAGAGGCTTTTGCATGAGGCAGGGGTCGGGTCCCTGTTTTTCGAGGGCTTGCCAGCGCCTGCTGCACCCTGTCTCTTGCCTGCAGAACAGGTCAAGTTCGTTGCCATCGCGGCCTTGGCTACCGAGCCATTTCTGCCCAAGCTGCGGAGCCTGCTCGACGGGCGACTGGACGACTTTGTTATTGGCCTGCGCGTGCTGCACCAAGCATTCCCCGAGGCCAAGATAGCTGTGGGCCACAGCCGTGCGGACAGTGACCTCCTTGCCGAGGTCCACCGCCGAGGCGGCGCGCCTCCTTGGCTTACCATTCGACCCCTTGTGGCAAAGTACCCACAGGAGCACCCGGCCCTTCTGGTAACCACACTGCTTGCGCATAAGAAAGTCATCACCTCGCCGGCAGCGGTAGGTGCCGTGGTCAGTGATGCGCAGGCGGTGCTCCATGCCAAAGAGGCCGTCGTCGATGGGCGCCCGATCACGGAGCGCCTCATTGCGCTGGGGGGAAATGGCTTCAGCCGCGGGGGGTATGCGAAGGTGCGTGTTGGGACTGGCGTGCGTGCATTGGTAAGCAACCGCCTGACTGACCAGGCCGAGCCGTATCTGGTGCTCGGCGGCCTTTTCACCGGGTTCCGCGTCACCGACCTGGAAGTTCCTGTGACGCGCACCACCGCTGCGCTTGCCTGCCTGCCGCTCCCCACTAAGGCGGAGTTACTCGGTTCCTTCCGTCCGGGTGCAAGAAACGTCTCAGCGAGCAACGCCTTTCTCGCCGCAGTGCTCCCGTTCGGCTCCCGCCGTCTGGTGGCCAGCCTGCATGGGGAAAGGCGCCCTTGTGTGCAGTGCAACTACTGCGAAGATGTGTGCCCAGTGGAGATCATCCCCCACTTGCTCAGCAAGCAGGTAACGCACGGCCTGGTGGACGAGAGCGAGCGCTTTGGCATCCTCTCGTGCATCGAGTGCGGGCTCTGTTCCTACGTATGCCCATCGAAGATCGATTTGCTGGCCGATATTCGCCTTGGAAAACGGACGCTGATGCAAGAGAAGGAAAAGTATGCGGAGACTGCTTGA